Proteins from a single region of Syntrophales bacterium:
- the porB gene encoding pyruvate synthase subunit PorB has protein sequence MSTLTVTPNYATGLVSNFDLFAGKLVDREEYFSCGHRACQGCGEALAIRLMCKALGKETVIANATGCMEVISTLYPTTAWKLPWIHVAFPNAAAVGAGVETGLKVLRRKGRIPDRYIKTVAIGGDGGTVDIGLQALSGAMERGHDMLYVCFDNEAYMNTGIQRSSATPFGASTTTAPAGAASPGNRTWKKNVPEIMVAHNVPYVATACHSYPIDFMNKVKKARAVKGPAYIHCLAVCPTGWRAESKDCIKLGRLAVETGIFPLYEVENGKYRLTVEKPEKLRPVTDYLKLQGRFRHLSKEEVGYFQDRVNLEFAKLMNKVECIQSWDELKG, from the coding sequence ATGAGCACCTTGACGGTTACACCCAATTACGCGACGGGATTGGTTTCGAACTTCGACCTGTTCGCCGGGAAACTGGTGGACCGGGAAGAATATTTCAGCTGCGGCCACCGGGCCTGCCAGGGATGCGGCGAGGCCCTGGCGATCCGCCTGATGTGCAAGGCCCTCGGGAAGGAAACGGTCATCGCCAACGCCACGGGCTGCATGGAGGTCATCTCGACCCTGTATCCCACTACGGCGTGGAAGCTGCCCTGGATCCACGTGGCCTTCCCCAACGCGGCGGCTGTCGGCGCCGGCGTTGAGACGGGCCTGAAGGTCCTCCGGCGGAAGGGGCGGATCCCCGACCGCTACATCAAAACCGTGGCCATCGGCGGCGACGGCGGGACCGTGGACATCGGTCTCCAGGCCCTCTCGGGAGCCATGGAGCGGGGCCACGACATGCTGTATGTCTGCTTCGACAACGAGGCCTACATGAACACGGGCATCCAGCGCTCCAGCGCGACACCCTTCGGCGCTTCCACGACGACGGCCCCGGCGGGTGCGGCCAGCCCGGGCAACCGGACCTGGAAGAAGAACGTGCCCGAGATCATGGTGGCCCACAACGTTCCCTACGTGGCCACGGCCTGCCACAGTTACCCCATCGACTTCATGAACAAGGTCAAAAAGGCCCGGGCCGTCAAAGGCCCCGCCTACATCCACTGCCTCGCCGTATGCCCCACGGGCTGGCGGGCCGAATCGAAGGACTGCATCAAGCTGGGACGCCTGGCGGTGGAAACGGGAATCTTCCCCCTCTACGAAGTGGAGAACGGGAAGTACCGCCTGACCGTGGAGAAGCCGGAAAAGCTCCGGCCCGTGACGGATTACCTGAAGTTGCAGGGGCGGTTCCGCCACTTGAGCAAGGAAGAGGTCGGCTATTTCCAGGATCGGGTAAACCTGGAATTCGCCAAGCTCATGAACAAGGTGGAGTGCATCCAGTCCTGGGACGAACTGAAAGGGTAG